Within the Pirellulales bacterium genome, the region TGACGACGCTCAAGCTCGACGCAGTCGACCTCGACGTGTCGGCGGTCCGTTCGTCGCACGCGGTGCGCGACTTCTCGGTCGATCGCGAGCGACTCGCGATCGTGTTCGCCGCGCCGATTCCCGTGCAGGAAGAAGCGTGGGTCGAGATCGACTACGCGGCCGAGCCGAAGCTGGGGCTTTACTTCCGCACCCGCGAAACGGGCGTCCCCGAGTCGGACGAGCACGTCTGGTCGCAGGGCGAACCGCACGAGGCCCGGCACTGGTACCCGGCGTTCGACTATCCCAACGAGCGTTCGAGCACCGAAGTCGTGCTCCACGTGCCGGCCGATATGACTGCGCTCTCCAACGGCCGGCTGGTGAGCGAGACGCCGGAACCGGCGACCGACGGCGGCGCAACCCCGCTGAAGCGGGTCCATTGGCTGCAGGAGAAGCCGCACGCCAACTACTTGCTGTGCATCGTCGCGGGCCGGCTGGCGAAGATCGAGAAGCAGCTCGGCGATCTGCCGTTGGCGTTCTTCACGCAGCCGTCGCTCGCCGAGCACGCGGCCAACTCGTTTGCCGACACGGCCGACATCATCGAGTTCTACCAGCAGGAAACCGGGGTGCGCTACCCGTGGGACAAGTACTACCAGACCACGATCGCCGACTTCATGTGGGGGGGCATGGAGAACACCTCGCTGACTACGTTGACGCAGGACACCTTGTTCTCCGACGCGACCGAAAACGTGTACGCCAGCCGCGGCCTCGACGCGCACGAGACGGCTCACCAGTGGTTCGGCAACTACGTCACGTGCAAAGACTGGAGCCACTTGTGGCTCAACGAGGGGTTCGCCACCTACTACACGCATCTGTACGAGGGGCATAAGCAGGGCCGCGACGCGATGCTGTACGGGCTCTATCTCGACGCCCGCGATCGGGTCCTTTCCAACGGGCACGACCGGCGGCCGATCGTCTATCGCCAGTACAAGCGGCCGTTCGAGCAGTTCGACTTTCGCGCTTATCCCAAGGGAAGCTGGCTGCTCCATATGCTCCGCAGCCAGTTGGGCGAGGACCTCTACCGCCGAGCCGTTCACACGTACTTGCAGCGCTACTCGTGGCGATCGGTGGCGACCGACGACCTGCGCGACACGTTCGAGGACGTCACGGGGCTGACTCTCGATCGGTTCTTCGACCAGTGGGCGTACCATGCGGGGCATCCCAAGCTCTCGATCAAGTACAAGTGGCTCGCCGAAGAGCGGCTCGCCCACGTTCATCTCGAGCAGAAGTGCTCGAACGACGCCGGGGCTCACCACTGGTTCCACTTCCCCGCGACGCTGAGATTCGTCGTCGCCGGGAAGAAGGTCGACGAAATCGTGACGATCGACTCGGCCGAACATGACTTCTACGTGCGGTGCGACGAGGAGCCGACGATCGTGCGGTTCGATCCCGAATACACCGTGCTCGCTGAGGTCGAATTCGACCTGACGGAGAAGATGCTGCTTGCGCAGCTTGACGATCGCGAGGACATGGTCGGTCGGCTGCTGGCGTGCGAGGCGCTCGCGAAGCGAAAGACCCAGAAGTCGGTCGAGGCCTTGCAGCGAACCCTCAACGAGGATCCCTTCTTCGGCGTCCGCAAGGAAGCGGCTGAAGCGCTCGCTTCGATTCGCACGGACGAAGCGTTCGCGGCGCTGCTTGCCTCGCGCCGGCAGCCTGACGCCCGCGTGAGGCACAAGACGGTCCAGACGCTCGGCCGGCATTACCGCCCCGAGGCTCGGGCCGCGATGCTCGAGGTCGCCGCGAACGAGTCGAATCCTGCGATCGTCGCTTCGGCGATCCGCGCCCTCGGCAAGCACGGCGGGCCGGAGACGCACGCCGCGATCCGCGCGGCGCTCGCTTCGCGACACTTCGGCGACGAAGCGGTCGGCGCCGCGTTTCTGGCGATCAAGCGACTCGGCGACCCGGCGCTGCAGCCCGATTTGATCGCGACGCTCTCCGAGCGCCGCGACGAACTGCGGGTGCGCCATCTGCGCACCGGCCTTGGCGCCCTCGCGGCGATCTCGCCGAACGAGCCGCACAAATCTCAGGCGTACGACTTGCTGTGCGAGTTCCTCAATCACCCGCGGACCGAATTGCAGGCCGTCGCGGCCCGCGAGCTGGGCGCCCTGGGGGACAAGCGGGCCCGCGCGATTCTCGAGCCGCTCGCCAAGCGAGCGCAGGGGGACCGCGTCGCTGAAGCGGCCGCGGCCGGATTGAAGGCGCTCGACAAGGCCGCTGCGGTGAATCCTCGTGAGGTCGCCGAGCTCCGCAAGGGGTTGCGCGAGCTGGAGAAGGAGCAGAAGGAACTCGCGGAGCAGGTGAAGGAACTCAAGGGCAAAGCGTCGGCCGAAGACTAGCTCGCCCTGCGCGATCAGTCTCCCCCGCCGCACCCTCCGCAGCCGCCGCCTCCGCAACCGCCCCCTCCCCCGCCGCACCCGCTGCCGGAGCACCCCGAACTGCATCCGGAGCCCCCTCTGTTCCGCGGGGGTTCCAACATGTGCGCGATGGTCGTCATGCCCAACGCGGACGTCGCGAGCGTCGACAGCCCGAACAGCCCCATCGCGTACGCTTGTTCGCGCGGCTCAGCGACCTCGAAGCGAGTTCCTTGGGCGAGCTCGCTGTACTGATTGCGCAGCGAGCGCAACAGGCGATCGCCCCGACGGGTGCGCCGCACGGGTCGCAAGAACGTCGCTCCGATGACGGCCGCGCCGAGGCACAGAAGCGCCAGGAACAGCACCGGCTTGTTCCGGTTGAGGCCGACGTTGATTTTCGCGACGCCGAGCGCGACGACGCCGAAAACCACGAGCGCCGGCAGCAGCGTCGCCGCCAGTCGTCCCATCGAGCCGGGGACGAGCGCTTGGTCTTCGAGCTTGGCGCCGATCTTCGCCGCCGTCGGCAAGCCCGACTTCATCGCTTGGTCGATCGTCGCCTCGCCCCGCGCCTCGATCCCGCGATAGACGGCCTGCACCAGCGGGTGAAGCTCCGGCGGTTCCTGTTTGACGATCTGCAGCTTGCGATCGTCGTTGGGGACCGCTGCCGCGACGTCGGCCAGCATCAACTCGGCCAGCGCAATGCGCGCCGCTCCCTGCTCGCCCGAGGCGAGGACGGCCGTCTCGTAGGGGTCGAGCTCCGGCAGCGGAGCGAATTCATCTCCCCCCGCGAGCGCTTTGCGCAGCACGAACGCCGCCAGCGTCGCACACGCCAGCAGAACGGCGTAGAACCCCAAGAAGCTCGGCCCCGGCATATCGAGCGGGTTCCATGCCGCCCCGGCCAAGGGAACGATCGCTGCGGCGCCCACGGCGAGCCAACCCTTGGCGCACCGGGCGACATGCGCGGCGAGCTCGCGCACCGGCGGCTTCGGCACGATCCAGCAGCGACTCGGGTCGACTTCGCGTGGACGGCTTCCGGCGGCGAACCGCTCGTCGACCGAGGGCCAAATCGCGCGCGGAGGCTGGCAGTCGAACTCGGCCCGATACGTTTCGAGAGTCGCCGCGTAGATCCGCCGATGATAGTCGAGCTGCGCGCCGCCTCCAGCGGTCGGATCGTGGTGCAACGGCCCCCCGAGCACCCGCCCGCAAAGATCGTCCCAATAGGATCGCGTGTAACACAGATGAAGGTGCCACGCCGCGTCGACTTCTTCGGACGGGCACGCCGGCTCCGTCGCCGCGGTCGTCAGGTAAAGGAACCGCCGATACTCTTCGACGACTCGTTGGGCGTCGCGAAGCGACCACCCCTTTTCGCGAGCCAGCCGCACCGAGAACGGCGTCTCGGCGCCGGGATCGTCCAGCGGAAACGCGGCCAGCTTGGTCCACAACGAAGGCTTCGACAGCGGCATGATCGCCTCGCCATTGCGGTGCAGCGACTCGCCAAGCGCGAGCGAGTCGGCGTCAGTCTACCACAGTCGCCCAAATGCGCGTCACGCCAGTCTGGAATCGAGATCGGTTTCGGCGCACGAATGCCGTTGCTGCGCGCCGGGGGAGAATGCCCTGGTTCGCTCGACAACCGATGCGGTCGCGGACAAGCGCGTGGCAGCCTCATGGGGAGCTGACGCTCGCCGTGCAGCGGCGTCCTCGCTGCGCAGATCGTTAGCCGCGGCCGGCGGCCAACAGCCAAGCGTCGTCGGCGGGGGTGAACGTGATCGGCGTCCGCGGGAGCGCGGCGAGGTCGAACTGCTCGGCGAACTCGGTCGCGGCGAGCTCGCGCCGGGGCCCGAGGCCGCACCACGCGGCGACGAGACCGATCAGTCGTTCGGGGGGCACGCCCCGCTCGCGGTAGCGGCTCGCCCGGGTGTCGCCGTGACGCTTGGCGAGCCGGCGGCCGTCGGCGCCGACGACCAGCGGCACATGCCAGTGCCGCGGGGGCGGACCGAGTTCGAGCCGCTCGTAAAGCAGCCGCTGCCGGTGGGTCGAGCCGAGCAAATCGTCGCCGCGTACGACGCAATCGATCCCTTGCCGGGCGTCGTCGACGACTACGGCAAGCTGGTAGCTGGGGAGCCCTTCCTTAGTCGCGACGAGAAAGTCGCCGGTCGTGGCGCTGACGTCGTGGGAGTGCCGGCCGGCGAATTCGTCGACGAACGTCGTGACCCCCGCGGGAGCGATCAACCGCCACGCGGCTCCCTCGACGTCAGCGGCTGAAGCCTCCGCGCCGCCACGGGCCGGGGACGCGCTTGGTCGGCACGTGCCGGGGTAACGCAGCTCGTGCTCGTCGCCGTGCGGGGCGCTCATTGCGGCGGCCTCGATCTCGCGTCGCGTGCAGCGGCACGGATAGGCCCAGCCCCGCTTGACCAGCCGCGCGAGCGCCGCGCGATACGGCGCCAAGTCGGCTCGTTGGTACGACGGACCGTCGTCCCAATCGATCCCCAACCAGCGCAGCGTTTCGATCGCCTCGGCCGCGGCCTGGGTTTTGACCCGAGGACCGTCGAGGTCCTCAATGCGCAGCACGATGCGCCACCCCTTGCGGCGCGCGAGGGCCCAGTTCGCCAGGAATGTTCGCACGTTCCCCAAATGCAACGCGCCGGTCGGCGAAGGTGCGAGGCGCGTGCAGGACATATGCGGGCGATCAGGCGTTCGGAGTTCAGCCGTCAGTGGTCAGCGA harbors:
- a CDS encoding TIGR04222 domain-containing membrane protein, with protein sequence MPLSKPSLWTKLAAFPLDDPGAETPFSVRLAREKGWSLRDAQRVVEEYRRFLYLTTAATEPACPSEEVDAAWHLHLCYTRSYWDDLCGRVLGGPLHHDPTAGGGAQLDYHRRIYAATLETYRAEFDCQPPRAIWPSVDERFAAGSRPREVDPSRCWIVPKPPVRELAAHVARCAKGWLAVGAAAIVPLAGAAWNPLDMPGPSFLGFYAVLLACATLAAFVLRKALAGGDEFAPLPELDPYETAVLASGEQGAARIALAELMLADVAAAVPNDDRKLQIVKQEPPELHPLVQAVYRGIEARGEATIDQAMKSGLPTAAKIGAKLEDQALVPGSMGRLAATLLPALVVFGVVALGVAKINVGLNRNKPVLFLALLCLGAAVIGATFLRPVRRTRRGDRLLRSLRNQYSELAQGTRFEVAEPREQAYAMGLFGLSTLATSALGMTTIAHMLEPPRNRGGSGCSSGCSGSGCGGGGGGCGGGGCGGCGGGD
- a CDS encoding M1 family metallopeptidase, coding for MRAALASRLSWLLLHFAAASGIALAPAWAGEGLQVCRDNAAARLDDGEVDAAELRTRQYAPDRLADVLHIKLDVTPDFRRRTIGGTATLRFAPIAQPLTTLKLDAVDLDVSAVRSSHAVRDFSVDRERLAIVFAAPIPVQEEAWVEIDYAAEPKLGLYFRTRETGVPESDEHVWSQGEPHEARHWYPAFDYPNERSSTEVVLHVPADMTALSNGRLVSETPEPATDGGATPLKRVHWLQEKPHANYLLCIVAGRLAKIEKQLGDLPLAFFTQPSLAEHAANSFADTADIIEFYQQETGVRYPWDKYYQTTIADFMWGGMENTSLTTLTQDTLFSDATENVYASRGLDAHETAHQWFGNYVTCKDWSHLWLNEGFATYYTHLYEGHKQGRDAMLYGLYLDARDRVLSNGHDRRPIVYRQYKRPFEQFDFRAYPKGSWLLHMLRSQLGEDLYRRAVHTYLQRYSWRSVATDDLRDTFEDVTGLTLDRFFDQWAYHAGHPKLSIKYKWLAEERLAHVHLEQKCSNDAGAHHWFHFPATLRFVVAGKKVDEIVTIDSAEHDFYVRCDEEPTIVRFDPEYTVLAEVEFDLTEKMLLAQLDDREDMVGRLLACEALAKRKTQKSVEALQRTLNEDPFFGVRKEAAEALASIRTDEAFAALLASRRQPDARVRHKTVQTLGRHYRPEARAAMLEVAANESNPAIVASAIRALGKHGGPETHAAIRAALASRHFGDEAVGAAFLAIKRLGDPALQPDLIATLSERRDELRVRHLRTGLGALAAISPNEPHKSQAYDLLCEFLNHPRTELQAVAARELGALGDKRARAILEPLAKRAQGDRVAEAAAAGLKALDKAAAVNPREVAELRKGLRELEKEQKELAEQVKELKGKASAED
- the gluQRS gene encoding tRNA glutamyl-Q(34) synthetase GluQRS, with product MSCTRLAPSPTGALHLGNVRTFLANWALARRKGWRIVLRIEDLDGPRVKTQAAAEAIETLRWLGIDWDDGPSYQRADLAPYRAALARLVKRGWAYPCRCTRREIEAAAMSAPHGDEHELRYPGTCRPSASPARGGAEASAADVEGAAWRLIAPAGVTTFVDEFAGRHSHDVSATTGDFLVATKEGLPSYQLAVVVDDARQGIDCVVRGDDLLGSTHRQRLLYERLELGPPPRHWHVPLVVGADGRRLAKRHGDTRASRYRERGVPPERLIGLVAAWCGLGPRRELAATEFAEQFDLAALPRTPITFTPADDAWLLAAGRG